The Desmodus rotundus isolate HL8 chromosome 3, HLdesRot8A.1, whole genome shotgun sequence genome includes a region encoding these proteins:
- the SLC2A1 gene encoding solute carrier family 2, facilitated glucose transporter member 1, whose amino-acid sequence MDPSSKKVTGRLMLAVGGAVLGSLQFGYNTGVINAPQKVIEEFYNQTWTDRYGESILPTTLTTLWSLSVAIFSIGGMIGSFSVGLFVNRFGRRNSMLMINVLAFLSSVLMGFSKLGKSFEMLILGRFIIGVYCGLTTGFVPMYVGEVSPTALRGALGTLHQLGIVVGILIAQVFGLDSIMGNKELWPLLLSIIFIPAVLQCILLPLCPESPRFLLINRNEENRAKSVLKKLRGMADVTRDLQEMKEESRQMMREKKVTILELFRSPTYRQPILIAVVLQLSQQLSGINAVFYYSTSIFEKAGVQQPVYATIGAGIVNTAFTVVSLFVVERAGRRTLHLIGLAGMAACAVLMTIALALLDQVPQISYLSLVAIFGFVAFFEIGPGPIPWFIVAELFSQGPRPAAIAVAGFSNWTSNFIVGMCFQYVEKLCGPYVFIIFTVLLILFFIFTYFKVPETKGRTFDEIASGFRQGGASQSDKTPEELFHPLGADSQV is encoded by the exons GTGATTGAGGAGTTCTACAACCAGACGTGGACGGACCGCTATGGGGAGAGCATCTTGCCTACCACACTCACCACGCTCTGGTCCCTGTCTGTGGCCATCTTCTCCATAGGGGGCATGATTGGCTCCTTCTCCGTGGGCCTTTTTGTAAACCGCTTTGGCCG ACGCAACTCAATGCTGATGATAAATGTGCTGGCCTTCCTGTCCTCTGTGCTCATGGGCTTCTCAAAACTGGGCAAGTCCTTTGAGATGCTGATCCTGGGCCGCTTCATCATTGGCGTATACTGCGGCCTGACCACAGGCTTCGTGCccatgtatgtgggggaggtgtccccGACGGCTCTGCGAGGGGCGCTGGGCACCTTGCACCAGCTGGGCATCGTCGTTGGAATCCTCATTGCCCAG GTGTTCGGCCTGGACTCCATCATGGGCAACAAGGAGCTGTGGCCCCTGCTGCTGAGCATCATCTTCATCCCCGCTGTGCTGCAGTGCATCCTGCTGCCCTTGTGCCCCGAGAGCCCCCGCTTCCTGCTCATCAACCGCAACGAGGAAAACCGGGCCAAGAGTG TGCTGAAGAAGCTTCGAGGGATGGCGGATGTGACCCGTGACCTGCAGGAGATGAAGGAGGAGAGTCGGCAGATGATGCGGGAGAAGAAGGTCACCATCCTGGAGCTGTTCCGCTCGCCCACCTACCGCCAGCCCATCCTCATCGCCGTGGTGCTGCAGCTGTCCCAGCAGTTGTCGGGCATCAATGCT GTTTTCTATTATTCCACAAGCATCTTCGAGAAGGCGGGGGTGCAGCAGCCTGTGTATGCCACCATCGGTGCCGGCATCGTCAACACAGCCTTCACAGTCGTGTCG CTGTTTGTGGTGGAACGAGCCGGCCGGCGGACACTGCACCTCATTGGCCTGGCTGGCATGGCGGCCTGTGCTGTGCTCATGACCATCGCGCTGGCCTTACTG GATCAGGTGCCCCAGATATCCTACCTGAGCCTCGTGGCCATCTTTGGCTTTGTGGCCTTCTTTGAAATTGGCCCTGGCCCCATCCCATGGTTCATCGTGGCCGAACTCTTCAGCCAGGGTCCTCGCCCGGCTGCCATTGCTGTTGCTGGTTTCTCCAACTGGACCTCCAATTTCATTGTGGGCATGTGCTTCCAGTACGTGGAG aaACTGTGTGGTCCCTACGTCTTCATCATCTTCACCGTGCTCCTGATTCTGTTCTTCATCTTCACCTACTTCAAAGTTCCTGAGACCAAAGGCCGGACCTTCGATGAGATTGCTTCTGGTTTCCGGCAGGGGGGAGCCAGCCAAAGTGACAAGACACCTGAGGAGCTGTTCCATCCCCTGGGGGCTGATTCCCAAGTGTGA